A single genomic interval of Melanotaenia boesemani isolate fMelBoe1 chromosome 4, fMelBoe1.pri, whole genome shotgun sequence harbors:
- the LOC121638486 gene encoding E3 ubiquitin-protein ligase DTX4-like isoform X2, which produces MLLASAVVVWEWLNEHGRWRPYSPAVSHQIEAAIRSSDPRGGSVVLGQVDSRLSPYIIDLQSMHQFRQDTGTIRPVRRTFYDPVSAPGQGWQWEWENDAGTWTAYDMEVAIAIESAHSRPQTCLDLTPLGFCYLIDFQNMTQVNRQSQRCRRIQRRADMAYPLVSGPLPVPKGGGVGGGLTGALLGVGVSGASMGVGSSITSNGGLQAAGLGQPCSCQQCMLVLSVKTNTGGGAAIQTLGRRSLTIQRPKNSVPPTSKPLSPSKSATLGRGQQQNSNSNSNYYQTLPHGLAITKNTASPRRNAQLFAQSLVALTAGASSMGISSNRPPPPSLPPPQPPSSNPNLNPPSIPPKHSSSSSAGESVPTATLITPASGVTTPPSPVPSPSAVVMKPQRAPSSAATVCHAPLPQRSSLAGLSRPALQRIAMAQSRALIASGVPTVPVKNLNGSSPVHPALAGITGILMSAAALPVCLTRPPKLVLHPPPVSKSDIKPVPGFGHCCRKTTKKQARKGKTPEEVVKKYLQKVKSPPEEDCTICMEPLGGPSGYKGPGVGPVSRAESVGRLAQCGHQYHFQCLVAMYNNGNKDGSLQCPTCKTIYGVKTGNQPAGKMEYHIIPHSLPGHPDCKTIRIIYNIPPGIQGPEHPNPGKPFTARGFPRHCYLPDSEKGRKVLRLLLVAWDRRLIFSVGTSSTTGESDTVIWNEVHHKTEFGSNLTGHGFPDPGHLDNVLEELRAQGITEDDALVEK; this is translated from the exons GAACCATCCGTCCGGTGCGGAGGACTTTTTATGATCCCGTCTCGGCGCCGGGTCAGGGCTGGCAGTGGGAGTGGGAAAACGATGCGGGCACGTGGACGGCGTACGACATGGAGGTGGCCATCGCCATCGAGAGCGCCCATAGCCGGCCGCAGACCTGCCTGGACCTGACTCCGCTCGGCTTCTGCTACCTCATCGACTTCCAGAACATGACCCAG gtgaacagacagagcCAGAGGTGTCGCAGGATCCAGAGGCGTGCTGACATGGCCTATCCTTTAGTGTCCGGGCCTCTCCCTGTACCCAAAGGTGGAGGTGTTGGAGGAGGGCTGACCGGAGCCCTTCTGGGTGTCGGGGTGTCGGGGGCCAGCATGGGAGTCGGAAGCTCCATCACCTCTAACGGGGGCCTGCAGGCTGCTGGCCTTGGCCAGCCTTGTTCCTGCCAGCAGTGCATGCTGGTCCTCAGTGTGAAGACCAACACGGGTGGAGGAGCGGCGATACAGACTCTGGGAAGACGCTCATTAACCATCCAGCGGCCCAAGAACTCTGTACCACCCACCTCCAAACCTCTGAGTCCATCCAAATCCGCCACTCTGGGACGAGGCCAGCAGCAGAACTCCAACTCCAACTCCAACTACTACCAGACGCTGCCGCATGGCCTCGCCATCACCAAAAACACTGCCTCCCCGCGGAGGAACGCCCAGCTCTTCGCCCAGTCGCTGGTGGCTCTCACCGCCGGTGCCTCCTCCATGGGAATTTCCTCCAACAGGCCGCCTCCCCCATCCCTACCACCGCCTCAGCCCCCCTCCTCCAACCCAAACCTCAACCCTCCGTCCATTCCGCCCAAAcactcctcctcatcctcagccGGCGAATCGGTGCCAACTGCCACATTAATAACCCCCGCCAGTGGCGTGACCACACCCCCCTCCCCAGTGCCATCTCCATCAGCTGTGGTGATGAAGCCGCAGCGTGCGCCGTCGTCAGCGGCAACGGTGTGCCACGCCCCGTTGCCACAGCGATCCAGCTTAGCCGGGCTGAGCAGGCCGGCATTACAGAGGATCGCCATGGCACAGTCCAGAGCGCTCATCGCATCCGG TGTGCCCACCGTCCCTGTGAAAAACCTGAATGGATCCAGTCCTGTCCACCCTGCGCTGGCCG GGATCACAGGAATCCTGATGAGCGCCGCCGCGCTGCCCGTGTGTCTGACCAGGCCTCCGAAGCTGGTGCTGCATCCTCCACCCGTCAGCAAGAGCGACATTAAACCGGTGCCAGGCTTCGGCCACTGCTGCAGGAAGACCACCAAGAAACAGGCTCGCAAAG GTAAAACTCCAGAGGAGGTGGTGAAGAAGTACCTGCAGAAAGTAAAAAGTCCACCAGAGGAG gACTGTACCATCTGTATGGAGCCCTTAGGGGGGCCGTCTGGATACAAAGGTCCAGGTGTGGGTCCTGTTTCCAGAGCAGAGTCAGTGGGGCGACTGGCACAGTGTGGACACCAGTACCACTTCCAGTGTCTGGTGGCGATGTACAACAACGGCAACAAGGACGGCAG TCTTCAGTGTCCAACATGTAAAACCATCTACGGCGTGAAGACAGGCAACCAGCCAGCAGGGAAGATGGAGTACCACATCATCCCTCACTCTCTACCCGGCCATCCCGACTGCAAAACCATCCGCATCATCTACAACATCCCACCGGGCATTCAG GGACCAGAGCATCCGAACCCAGGGAAGCCCTTCACTGCCAGAGGCTTCCCTCGACACTGCTACCTCCCAGACAGCGAGAAAGGACGCAAG GTACTGAGACTGCTCCTGGTGGCGTGGGACCGCCGGCTCATCTTCTCAGTCGGGACTTCAAGCACGACGGGAGAGTCCGACACCGTCATCTGGAACGAG GTCCACCACAAGACGGAGTTCGGCTCCAACCTGACGGGTCACGGCTTCCCCGACCCCGGACACCTGGACAACGTCCTGGAAGAGCTCCGTGCTCAGGGCATCACAGAGGATGACGCACTGGTGGAAAAGTGA
- the LOC121638512 gene encoding E3 ubiquitin-protein ligase DTX4-like — MEPLGGPSGYKGPGVGPVSRAESVGRLAQCGHQYHFQCLVAMYNNGNKDGSLQCPTCKTIYGVKTGNQPAGKMEYHIIPHSLPGHPDCKTIRIIYNIPPGIQGPEHPNPGKPFTARGFPRHCYLPDSEKGRKVNTARPVFTVI, encoded by the exons ATGGAGCCCTTAGGGGGGCCGTCTGGATACAAAGGTCCAGGTGTGGGTCCTGTTTCCAGAGCAGAGTCAGTGGGGCGACTGGCACAGTGTGGACACCAGTACCACTTCCAGTGTCTGGTGGCGATGTACAACAACGGCAACAAGGACGGCAG TCTTCAGTGTCCAACATGTAAAACCATCTACGGCGTGAAGACAGGCAACCAGCCAGCAGGGAAGATGGAGTACCACATCATCCCTCACTCTCTACCCGGCCATCCCGACTGCAAAACCATCCGCATCATCTACAACATCCCACCGGGCATTCAG GGACCAGAGCATCCGAACCCAGGGAAGCCCTTCACTGCCAGAGGCTTCCCTCGACACTGCTACCTCCCAGACAGCGAGAAAGGACGCAAGGTAAACACAGCTCGCCCtgtttttacagttatttaa